A window from Salvia miltiorrhiza cultivar Shanhuang (shh) chromosome 2, IMPLAD_Smil_shh, whole genome shotgun sequence encodes these proteins:
- the LOC131012546 gene encoding uncharacterized protein LOC131012546 isoform X6, with the protein MKLRRRKCIPSCASHQGVDGDELYWDGKKRDKESAWSHNSAHVISQLAQCFRGFFSRANNRRFGSSQFLDYNLTPMQEERLQSLKQRLGVPYDETRSEHQSDSIARKLFKPCGMQPSRMLSLKVWYPSSGKIWAGREQIRRLISGAAASSHSRTCYISPELTRLLLKKAGERSEWEYPFAVAGINVSFMLIQMLDLHSEKPRCLPGFNFLTLLGEDEDAFDILYCIAFTMMDAQWLAMHASYMEFNEVLQVTRTQLERELSLEDVRRIQDLPAYNFLFQ; encoded by the exons ATGAAATTAAGGCGAAGAAAATGTATACCTTCTTGTGCCTCTCACCAAGGA GTTGATGGAGATGAACTTTACTGGGACGGGAAGAAACGAGACAAAGAATCAGCATGGTCACATAATTCTGCTCACGTAATATCACAGTTAGCTCAGTGCTTTA GAGGATTCTTTAGCCGCGCCAACAATAGAAGATTTGGAAGCTCCCAATTTCTCGACTACAATTTGACCCCTATGCAG GAAGAAAGACTGCAAAGCCTTAAACAACGTCTAGGAGTACCTTATGATGAGACGCGGAGCGAACATCAG TCTGACTCCATTGCCAGGAAGCTCTTCAAGCCTTGTGGGATGCAGCCTTCCCGGATGTTAAGCTTAAAGGTCTGGTATCCGAGCAGTGGAAAGATATGGGCTGGCAGGGAGCAAATCCGTCGACTGATTTCAG GGGCTGCGGCTTCCTCTCACTCGAGAACTTGCTATATTTCGCCCGAACTTACCCG GTTACTTCTAAAGAAAGCTGGAGAGCGTTCGGAATGGGAATACCCGTTTGCTGTCGCTGGCATTAACGTTTCATTCATGCTGATTCAGATGCTCGACTTGCATTCAG AAAAGCCCAGATGTCTTCCCGGATTTAACTTTCTCACATTATTAGGag AAGACGAAGATGCATTCGACATCCTCTATTGTATCGCTTTCACGATGATGGACGCTCAATGGCTTGCCATGCATGCTTCATACATGGAGTTCaat GAAGTGCTGCAAGTAACAAGAACACAATTGGAGAGAGAATTGTCTTTAGAAGATGTTCGTAGAATACAGGATTTGCCAGCTTATAACTTTTTGTTTCAGtag
- the LOC131012546 gene encoding uncharacterized protein LOC131012546 isoform X3 yields MKLRRRKCIPSCASHQGVDGDELYWDGKKRDKESAWSHNSAHVISQLAQCFTNAMVGPRSWVGGFFSRANNRRFGSSQFLDYNLTPMQEERLQSLKQRLGVPYDETRSEHQSDSIARKLFKPCGMQPSRMLSLKVWYPSSGKIWAGREQIRRLISGAAASSHSRTCYISPELTRLLLKKAGERSEWEYPFAVAGINVSFMLIQMLDLHSEKPRCLPGFNFLTLLGEDEDAFDILYCIAFTMMDAQWLAMHASYMEFNEVLQVTRTQLERELSLEDVRRIQDLPAYNFLFQ; encoded by the exons ATGAAATTAAGGCGAAGAAAATGTATACCTTCTTGTGCCTCTCACCAAGGA GTTGATGGAGATGAACTTTACTGGGACGGGAAGAAACGAGACAAAGAATCAGCATGGTCACATAATTCTGCTCACGTAATATCACAGTTAGCTCAGTGCTTTA CTAATGCTATGGTTGGACCACGATCATGGGTAGGAGGATTCTTTAGCCGCGCCAACAATAGAAGATTTGGAAGCTCCCAATTTCTCGACTACAATTTGACCCCTATGCAG GAAGAAAGACTGCAAAGCCTTAAACAACGTCTAGGAGTACCTTATGATGAGACGCGGAGCGAACATCAG TCTGACTCCATTGCCAGGAAGCTCTTCAAGCCTTGTGGGATGCAGCCTTCCCGGATGTTAAGCTTAAAGGTCTGGTATCCGAGCAGTGGAAAGATATGGGCTGGCAGGGAGCAAATCCGTCGACTGATTTCAG GGGCTGCGGCTTCCTCTCACTCGAGAACTTGCTATATTTCGCCCGAACTTACCCG GTTACTTCTAAAGAAAGCTGGAGAGCGTTCGGAATGGGAATACCCGTTTGCTGTCGCTGGCATTAACGTTTCATTCATGCTGATTCAGATGCTCGACTTGCATTCAG AAAAGCCCAGATGTCTTCCCGGATTTAACTTTCTCACATTATTAGGag AAGACGAAGATGCATTCGACATCCTCTATTGTATCGCTTTCACGATGATGGACGCTCAATGGCTTGCCATGCATGCTTCATACATGGAGTTCaat GAAGTGCTGCAAGTAACAAGAACACAATTGGAGAGAGAATTGTCTTTAGAAGATGTTCGTAGAATACAGGATTTGCCAGCTTATAACTTTTTGTTTCAGtag
- the LOC131012546 gene encoding uncharacterized protein LOC131012546 isoform X4, which produces MKLRRRKCIPSCASHQGVDGDELYWDGKKRDKESAWSHNSAHVISQLAQCFTNAMVGPRSWVGGFFSRANNRRFGSSQFLDYNLTPMQEERLQSLKQRLGVPYDETRSEHQEALQALWDAAFPDVKLKGLVSEQWKDMGWQGANPSTDFRGCGFLSLENLLYFARTYPTTFNRLLLKKAGERSEWEYPFAVAGINVSFMLIQMLDLHSEKPRCLPGFNFLTLLGEDEDAFDILYCIAFTMMDAQWLAMHASYMEFNEVLQVTRTQLERELSLEDVRRIQDLPAYNFLFQ; this is translated from the exons ATGAAATTAAGGCGAAGAAAATGTATACCTTCTTGTGCCTCTCACCAAGGA GTTGATGGAGATGAACTTTACTGGGACGGGAAGAAACGAGACAAAGAATCAGCATGGTCACATAATTCTGCTCACGTAATATCACAGTTAGCTCAGTGCTTTA CTAATGCTATGGTTGGACCACGATCATGGGTAGGAGGATTCTTTAGCCGCGCCAACAATAGAAGATTTGGAAGCTCCCAATTTCTCGACTACAATTTGACCCCTATGCAG GAAGAAAGACTGCAAAGCCTTAAACAACGTCTAGGAGTACCTTATGATGAGACGCGGAGCGAACATCAG GAAGCTCTTCAAGCCTTGTGGGATGCAGCCTTCCCGGATGTTAAGCTTAAAGGTCTGGTATCCGAGCAGTGGAAAGATATGGGCTGGCAGGGAGCAAATCCGTCGACTGATTTCAG GGGCTGCGGCTTCCTCTCACTCGAGAACTTGCTATATTTCGCCCGAACTTACCCG ACTACTTTTAATAGGTTACTTCTAAAGAAAGCTGGAGAGCGTTCGGAATGGGAATACCCGTTTGCTGTCGCTGGCATTAACGTTTCATTCATGCTGATTCAGATGCTCGACTTGCATTCAG AAAAGCCCAGATGTCTTCCCGGATTTAACTTTCTCACATTATTAGGag AAGACGAAGATGCATTCGACATCCTCTATTGTATCGCTTTCACGATGATGGACGCTCAATGGCTTGCCATGCATGCTTCATACATGGAGTTCaat GAAGTGCTGCAAGTAACAAGAACACAATTGGAGAGAGAATTGTCTTTAGAAGATGTTCGTAGAATACAGGATTTGCCAGCTTATAACTTTTTGTTTCAGtag
- the LOC131012546 gene encoding uncharacterized protein LOC131012546 isoform X5, translating into MLCCLGMSSMANNPKTFGVRVICTVDGDELYWDGKKRDKESAWSHNSAHVISQLAQCFRGFFSRANNRRFGSSQFLDYNLTPMQEERLQSLKQRLGVPYDETRSEHQSDSIARKLFKPCGMQPSRMLSLKVWYPSSGKIWAGREQIRRLISGAAASSHSRTCYISPELTRLLLKKAGERSEWEYPFAVAGINVSFMLIQMLDLHSEKPRCLPGFNFLTLLGEDEDAFDILYCIAFTMMDAQWLAMHASYMEFNEVLQVTRTQLERELSLEDVRRIQDLPAYNFLFQ; encoded by the exons ATGCTATGTTGTCTAGGAATGAGTTCTATGGCAAACAATCCCAAAACCTTTGGTGTTCGTGTAATTTGCACG GTTGATGGAGATGAACTTTACTGGGACGGGAAGAAACGAGACAAAGAATCAGCATGGTCACATAATTCTGCTCACGTAATATCACAGTTAGCTCAGTGCTTTA GAGGATTCTTTAGCCGCGCCAACAATAGAAGATTTGGAAGCTCCCAATTTCTCGACTACAATTTGACCCCTATGCAG GAAGAAAGACTGCAAAGCCTTAAACAACGTCTAGGAGTACCTTATGATGAGACGCGGAGCGAACATCAG TCTGACTCCATTGCCAGGAAGCTCTTCAAGCCTTGTGGGATGCAGCCTTCCCGGATGTTAAGCTTAAAGGTCTGGTATCCGAGCAGTGGAAAGATATGGGCTGGCAGGGAGCAAATCCGTCGACTGATTTCAG GGGCTGCGGCTTCCTCTCACTCGAGAACTTGCTATATTTCGCCCGAACTTACCCG GTTACTTCTAAAGAAAGCTGGAGAGCGTTCGGAATGGGAATACCCGTTTGCTGTCGCTGGCATTAACGTTTCATTCATGCTGATTCAGATGCTCGACTTGCATTCAG AAAAGCCCAGATGTCTTCCCGGATTTAACTTTCTCACATTATTAGGag AAGACGAAGATGCATTCGACATCCTCTATTGTATCGCTTTCACGATGATGGACGCTCAATGGCTTGCCATGCATGCTTCATACATGGAGTTCaat GAAGTGCTGCAAGTAACAAGAACACAATTGGAGAGAGAATTGTCTTTAGAAGATGTTCGTAGAATACAGGATTTGCCAGCTTATAACTTTTTGTTTCAGtag
- the LOC131012546 gene encoding uncharacterized protein LOC131012546 isoform X2, whose amino-acid sequence MLCCLGMSSMANNPKTFGVRVICTVDGDELYWDGKKRDKESAWSHNSAHVISQLAQCFTNAMVGPRSWVGGFFSRANNRRFGSSQFLDYNLTPMQEERLQSLKQRLGVPYDETRSEHQEALQALWDAAFPDVKLKGLVSEQWKDMGWQGANPSTDFRGCGFLSLENLLYFARTYPTTFNRLLLKKAGERSEWEYPFAVAGINVSFMLIQMLDLHSEKPRCLPGFNFLTLLGEDEDAFDILYCIAFTMMDAQWLAMHASYMEFNEVLQVTRTQLERELSLEDVRRIQDLPAYNFLFQ is encoded by the exons ATGCTATGTTGTCTAGGAATGAGTTCTATGGCAAACAATCCCAAAACCTTTGGTGTTCGTGTAATTTGCACG GTTGATGGAGATGAACTTTACTGGGACGGGAAGAAACGAGACAAAGAATCAGCATGGTCACATAATTCTGCTCACGTAATATCACAGTTAGCTCAGTGCTTTA CTAATGCTATGGTTGGACCACGATCATGGGTAGGAGGATTCTTTAGCCGCGCCAACAATAGAAGATTTGGAAGCTCCCAATTTCTCGACTACAATTTGACCCCTATGCAG GAAGAAAGACTGCAAAGCCTTAAACAACGTCTAGGAGTACCTTATGATGAGACGCGGAGCGAACATCAG GAAGCTCTTCAAGCCTTGTGGGATGCAGCCTTCCCGGATGTTAAGCTTAAAGGTCTGGTATCCGAGCAGTGGAAAGATATGGGCTGGCAGGGAGCAAATCCGTCGACTGATTTCAG GGGCTGCGGCTTCCTCTCACTCGAGAACTTGCTATATTTCGCCCGAACTTACCCG ACTACTTTTAATAGGTTACTTCTAAAGAAAGCTGGAGAGCGTTCGGAATGGGAATACCCGTTTGCTGTCGCTGGCATTAACGTTTCATTCATGCTGATTCAGATGCTCGACTTGCATTCAG AAAAGCCCAGATGTCTTCCCGGATTTAACTTTCTCACATTATTAGGag AAGACGAAGATGCATTCGACATCCTCTATTGTATCGCTTTCACGATGATGGACGCTCAATGGCTTGCCATGCATGCTTCATACATGGAGTTCaat GAAGTGCTGCAAGTAACAAGAACACAATTGGAGAGAGAATTGTCTTTAGAAGATGTTCGTAGAATACAGGATTTGCCAGCTTATAACTTTTTGTTTCAGtag
- the LOC131012546 gene encoding uncharacterized protein LOC131012546 isoform X1 has product MLCCLGMSSMANNPKTFGVRVICTVDGDELYWDGKKRDKESAWSHNSAHVISQLAQCFTNAMVGPRSWVGGFFSRANNRRFGSSQFLDYNLTPMQEERLQSLKQRLGVPYDETRSEHQSDSIARKLFKPCGMQPSRMLSLKVWYPSSGKIWAGREQIRRLISGAAASSHSRTCYISPELTRLLLKKAGERSEWEYPFAVAGINVSFMLIQMLDLHSEKPRCLPGFNFLTLLGEDEDAFDILYCIAFTMMDAQWLAMHASYMEFNEVLQVTRTQLERELSLEDVRRIQDLPAYNFLFQ; this is encoded by the exons ATGCTATGTTGTCTAGGAATGAGTTCTATGGCAAACAATCCCAAAACCTTTGGTGTTCGTGTAATTTGCACG GTTGATGGAGATGAACTTTACTGGGACGGGAAGAAACGAGACAAAGAATCAGCATGGTCACATAATTCTGCTCACGTAATATCACAGTTAGCTCAGTGCTTTA CTAATGCTATGGTTGGACCACGATCATGGGTAGGAGGATTCTTTAGCCGCGCCAACAATAGAAGATTTGGAAGCTCCCAATTTCTCGACTACAATTTGACCCCTATGCAG GAAGAAAGACTGCAAAGCCTTAAACAACGTCTAGGAGTACCTTATGATGAGACGCGGAGCGAACATCAG TCTGACTCCATTGCCAGGAAGCTCTTCAAGCCTTGTGGGATGCAGCCTTCCCGGATGTTAAGCTTAAAGGTCTGGTATCCGAGCAGTGGAAAGATATGGGCTGGCAGGGAGCAAATCCGTCGACTGATTTCAG GGGCTGCGGCTTCCTCTCACTCGAGAACTTGCTATATTTCGCCCGAACTTACCCG GTTACTTCTAAAGAAAGCTGGAGAGCGTTCGGAATGGGAATACCCGTTTGCTGTCGCTGGCATTAACGTTTCATTCATGCTGATTCAGATGCTCGACTTGCATTCAG AAAAGCCCAGATGTCTTCCCGGATTTAACTTTCTCACATTATTAGGag AAGACGAAGATGCATTCGACATCCTCTATTGTATCGCTTTCACGATGATGGACGCTCAATGGCTTGCCATGCATGCTTCATACATGGAGTTCaat GAAGTGCTGCAAGTAACAAGAACACAATTGGAGAGAGAATTGTCTTTAGAAGATGTTCGTAGAATACAGGATTTGCCAGCTTATAACTTTTTGTTTCAGtag
- the LOC131012546 gene encoding uncharacterized protein LOC131012546 isoform X8 has product MLCCLGMSSMANNPKTFGVRVICTVDGDELYWDGKKRDKESAWSHNSAHVISQLAQCFTNAMVGPRSWVGGFFSRANNRRFGSSQFLDYNLTPMQEERLQSLKQRLGVPYDETRSEHQEALQALWDAAFPDVKLKGLVSEQWKDMGWQGANPSTDFRGCGFLSLENLLYFARTYPTTFNRLLLKKAGERSEWEYPFAVAGINVSFMLIQMLDLHSEKPRCLPGFNFLTLLGEDEDAFDILYCIAFTMMDAQWLAMHASYMEFNCCK; this is encoded by the exons ATGCTATGTTGTCTAGGAATGAGTTCTATGGCAAACAATCCCAAAACCTTTGGTGTTCGTGTAATTTGCACG GTTGATGGAGATGAACTTTACTGGGACGGGAAGAAACGAGACAAAGAATCAGCATGGTCACATAATTCTGCTCACGTAATATCACAGTTAGCTCAGTGCTTTA CTAATGCTATGGTTGGACCACGATCATGGGTAGGAGGATTCTTTAGCCGCGCCAACAATAGAAGATTTGGAAGCTCCCAATTTCTCGACTACAATTTGACCCCTATGCAG GAAGAAAGACTGCAAAGCCTTAAACAACGTCTAGGAGTACCTTATGATGAGACGCGGAGCGAACATCAG GAAGCTCTTCAAGCCTTGTGGGATGCAGCCTTCCCGGATGTTAAGCTTAAAGGTCTGGTATCCGAGCAGTGGAAAGATATGGGCTGGCAGGGAGCAAATCCGTCGACTGATTTCAG GGGCTGCGGCTTCCTCTCACTCGAGAACTTGCTATATTTCGCCCGAACTTACCCG ACTACTTTTAATAGGTTACTTCTAAAGAAAGCTGGAGAGCGTTCGGAATGGGAATACCCGTTTGCTGTCGCTGGCATTAACGTTTCATTCATGCTGATTCAGATGCTCGACTTGCATTCAG AAAAGCCCAGATGTCTTCCCGGATTTAACTTTCTCACATTATTAGGag AAGACGAAGATGCATTCGACATCCTCTATTGTATCGCTTTCACGATGATGGACGCTCAATGGCTTGCCATGCATGCTTCATACATGGAGTTCaat TGCTGCAAGTAA
- the LOC131012546 gene encoding uncharacterized protein LOC131012546 isoform X7 — MLCCLGMSSMANNPKTFGVRVICTVDGDELYWDGKKRDKESAWSHNSAHVISQLAQCFTNAMVGPRSWVGGFFSRANNRRFGSSQFLDYNLTPMQEERLQSLKQRLGVPYDETRSEHQSDSIARKLFKPCGMQPSRMLSLKVWYPSSGKIWAGREQIRRLISGAAASSHSRTCYISPELTRLLLKKAGERSEWEYPFAVAGINVSFMLIQMLDLHSEKPRCLPGFNFLTLLGEDEDAFDILYCIAFTMMDAQWLAMHASYMEFNCCK; from the exons ATGCTATGTTGTCTAGGAATGAGTTCTATGGCAAACAATCCCAAAACCTTTGGTGTTCGTGTAATTTGCACG GTTGATGGAGATGAACTTTACTGGGACGGGAAGAAACGAGACAAAGAATCAGCATGGTCACATAATTCTGCTCACGTAATATCACAGTTAGCTCAGTGCTTTA CTAATGCTATGGTTGGACCACGATCATGGGTAGGAGGATTCTTTAGCCGCGCCAACAATAGAAGATTTGGAAGCTCCCAATTTCTCGACTACAATTTGACCCCTATGCAG GAAGAAAGACTGCAAAGCCTTAAACAACGTCTAGGAGTACCTTATGATGAGACGCGGAGCGAACATCAG TCTGACTCCATTGCCAGGAAGCTCTTCAAGCCTTGTGGGATGCAGCCTTCCCGGATGTTAAGCTTAAAGGTCTGGTATCCGAGCAGTGGAAAGATATGGGCTGGCAGGGAGCAAATCCGTCGACTGATTTCAG GGGCTGCGGCTTCCTCTCACTCGAGAACTTGCTATATTTCGCCCGAACTTACCCG GTTACTTCTAAAGAAAGCTGGAGAGCGTTCGGAATGGGAATACCCGTTTGCTGTCGCTGGCATTAACGTTTCATTCATGCTGATTCAGATGCTCGACTTGCATTCAG AAAAGCCCAGATGTCTTCCCGGATTTAACTTTCTCACATTATTAGGag AAGACGAAGATGCATTCGACATCCTCTATTGTATCGCTTTCACGATGATGGACGCTCAATGGCTTGCCATGCATGCTTCATACATGGAGTTCaat TGCTGCAAGTAA
- the LOC131007577 gene encoding probable carboxylesterase 7 → MANEILHDFFPLLRVYKNGRIERLMGQETVPPSLDPATGVQSKDIDIAPEINLSARIYLPPNADRSKKLPLLVYYHDGAFIIESAFSSQYQKHLNHLVAQANDAAGAFGESGRERGVGGRGMGQREREVNDAVLQISCSDEANIFI, encoded by the exons ATGGCCAACGAGATACTCCACGACTTCTTCCCTTTGCTTAGAGTCTACAAAAATGGCCGAATCGAGAGGCTAATGGGCCAAGAAACCGTTCCCCCATCTCTCGATCCAGCCACGGGGGTTCAATCCAAAGACATCGACATCGCGCCGGAGATCAACCTCTCCGCCCGCATTTACCTGCCGCCCAACGCCGACCGGAGCAAAAAGCTCCCCCTTCTCGTCTACTACCACGACGGCGCCTTCATCATCGAATCCGCTTTCTCTTCTCAGTATCAAAAGCACCTCAACCACTTAGTCGCACAAGCCAACGACGCGGCGGGAGCCTTCGGCGAGTCTGGTCGAGAAAGAGGAGTCGGGGGGAGAGGGATgggccagagagagagagaggtcaacGACGCCGTTTTGCAgatttcat GCAGCGACGAAGCCAACATTTTCATTTGA